A DNA window from Drosophila virilis strain 15010-1051.87 chromosome 4, Dvir_AGI_RSII-ME, whole genome shotgun sequence contains the following coding sequences:
- the LOC116651651 gene encoding coiled-coil domain-containing protein 136-like: MEPLGKDNYETWKVQMQAVLIKNDLWNYVNGTHVRTEANSLQWETEDAKAKSEIVLAMTSSELKHVKNCETSNDMWKELHSIYQAAWPARKAVLLKSLILLKMESGGDMRQHVDKFFDIADKLNAVEQVVKDDLLSTFLLYSMPEEYEPFRIAIELQDNLPTPDDLRMKFLNEYEVRYRYKRETSQKLQEKCEEFNNLRIQNNIEVVSDDQRIITERHQQLKMRSEEAARPVLGLELSRDTHPQDAPSSELCMQQELDELQCKYKNLQREHETLLHKTHMICDLKAKVESAINKLHDDYAAMVLELVQQFAKYEDAADEQDEQDEQEEQDEQDQIDILEQNLCAKRDELFKTLETADEHEDDDDEQEQSRKKLIELIDCIEKNLSERRVALEKRQHLMKLSTEEPLVDGNAEKALVSIAPNSTNSKGNFLLARMKDLKNCTLQALASIFDPTRQRHEMLLVGDEWRHGTCAFNKMLGLGG; encoded by the coding sequence ATGGAACCTTTGGGCAAAGACAATTATGAGACGTGGAAAGTGCAAATGCAAGCGGtcttaataaaaaatgatttgtGGAATTATGTGAATGGAACACATGTAAGGACGGAAGCCAATTCTCTACAATGGGAAACTGAGGACGCAAAGGCCAAATCAGAAATAGTTCTGGCCATGACAAGTTCGGAGTTGAAACATGTTAAGAACTGCGAAACTTCAAATGATATGTGGAAAGAGTTGCATAGTATTTATCAGGCTGCATGGCCTGCTCGTAAGGCTGTACTTCTGAAATCCTTAATTCTATTGAAAATGGAGTCCGGTGGCGATATGAGGCAGCACGTGGATAAGTTTTTTGATATTGCAGACAAATTAAATGCAGTCGAACAGGTGGTTAAAGATGATTTGTTGTCAACCTTCCTGTTATATAGCATGCCTGAAGAATACGAGCCATTCCGTATTGCAATCGAGTTGCAAGACAATTTGCCAACGCCAGACGATCTCAGGATGAAATTCTTAAACGAATATGAGGTCCGCTACAGATACAAACGTGAAACTAGCCAGAAACTTCAGGAAAAATGTGAagaatttaacaatttaagaATTCAGAATAATATCGAAGTAGTTTCCGACGATCAAAGAATAATAACTGAGCGTCATCAACAGCTGAAGATGCGTAGCGAGGAGGCAGCACGACCCGTACTCGGGCTAGAGCTTAGCCGGGACACACATCCCCAGGATGCGCCTAGCTCCGAACTGTGCATGCAGCAGGAATTGGATGAATTGcaatgcaaatataaaaatctacAGCGTGAGCATGAAACTTTGCTACATAAGACGCACATGATTTGCGACCTTAAGGCTAAGGTGGAGAGCGCAATCAACAAATTACATGACGATTATGCGGCAATGGTGCTAGAGCTAGTACAGCAGTTTGCCAAATACGAAGATGCCGCAGACGAGCAGGACGAACAGGACGAACAAGAGGAACAGGACGAACAGGATCAAATCGACATCTTGGAACAGAATCTCTGCGCCAAGCGGGATGAGCTATTTAAGACACTGGAGACTGCTGATGAACATGaagacgatgacgacgagCAGGAGCAATCCCGTAAGAAATTGATTGAGCTAATAGATTGTATAGAGAAGAATCTGAGCGAGAGGCGCGTTGCACTGGAGAAGAGGCAACATTTAATGAAACTGAGTACAGAAGAGCCTCTGGTAGATGGCAACGCCGAAAAAGCGCTGGTCTCCATTGCACCAAATAGCACGAATAGCAAGGGTAATTTCCTGCTAGCCAGGATGAAAGATCTCAAGAACTGTACACTTCAAGCGCTGGCAAGTATTTTCGATCCGACGAGACAACGACATGAAATGTTGCTAGTCGGTGATGAATGGAGGCATGGGACATGtgcttttaataaaatgttagGACTCGGTGGCTAA
- the Yip1d1 gene encoding protein YIPF5 homolog, translating to MSQFGPNDFYTSGPSADASYNFDVPEFGQELNFQSFDNTQPSVPPNYDAAYSNAPNSGLGGFYDPTAYTDSSFAQDKSFKQGGAAGGAATGNEFEDEPPLLEELGINPNHIFQKTLAVLNPLRGTDQQILQDTDMAGPLVFCLTLGGILLLSGKVTFSYIYGIGVMGCIFFYCLLSLMVTRSQVTFGAVASVLGYCLLPMVVLSGINILITIQGTLGLIVSGISILWCAISASKLFATAFSMDHQQLLIAYPCAVLYGGFALITIY from the exons ATGTCGCAATTCGGTCCCAACGATTTTTATACCTCCGGGCCTTCAGCAGATGCCAGCTACAATTTCGATGTGCCTGAGTTTGGCCAGGAACT CAATTTCCAGAGTTTCGACAACACACAACCTTCGGTGCCGCCGAACTATGATGCCGCCTACAGCAATGCACCAAACTCGGGTCTTGGCGGCTTCTACGATCCAACCGCCTACACAGATAGCAGCTTTGCGCAGGACAAATCTTTCAAACAGGGTGGCGCGGCCGGCGGTGCCGCCACCGGCAACGAGTTCGAGGATGAGCCGCCCCTGCTGGAGG AACTGGGCATCAATCCAAATCATATATTCCAAAAG ACGCTGGCCGTGCTGAATCCCTTGCGCGGCACAGATCAACAAATACTCCAGGACACGGACATGGCCGGACCATTGGTATTCTGTCTCACACTGGGCGGCATTCTTCTGCTG AGCGGCAAGGTTACCTTCTCATACATCTATGGCATTGGCGTCATGGGCTGCATATTTTTCTACTGTCTGCTCTCATTGATGGTCACACGCTCGCAAGTGACCTTTGGCGCCGTTGCCTCCGTGCTGGGCTATTGTCTGCTGCCCATGGTCGTGCTGTCGGGCATCAACATTTTAATCACCATTCA GGGCACACTCGGCCTAATTGTGAGCGGCATCTCCATACTCTGGTGTGCCATATCGGCCTCGAAACTATTCGCCACGGCATTCTCCATGGACCATCAACAGCTGCTGATTGCCTATCCGTGTGCGGTGCTCTATGGAGGATTTGCGTTGATTACCATTTACTAG
- the LOC116649743 gene encoding V-type proton ATPase catalytic subunit A, with protein sequence MEKRFKCFCPKSLIPKTVEEATNTSFISDSMSKLAVTIQDTTSEKLLTSSDPSTNSVVANEDVSTRKSALETMQRGCVFGVSGPVVNAEKMAGSAMYELVRVGHFRLVGEIIRLEGDMATIQVYEETSGVSVGDPVFQTGKPLSVELGPGIMGAIFDGIQRPLRTISELTGSIYVPKGVNIHSLSRSVEYEFVPQNVRIDDLVSGGDIYGMVQENSMVEHRLMIPPRSQGRVRYIAPAGNYTVGDVVIETEFEDKVTQHTMLQVWPVRKCRPVAEKLPGNNPLLTGQRVLDAFFPCVQGGTTAIPGAFGCGKTVISQALSKYSNSDVIIYVGCGERGNEMSEVLRDFPELMVEVHGIQESIMKRTALVANTSNMPVAAREASIYTGITLSEYFRDMGYNVSMMADSTSRWAEALREISGRLAEMPADAGYPAYLGARLASFYERAGHISCLGSPDREGSVSIVGAVSPPGGDFSDPVTSATLSIVQVFWGLDKKLAQRKHFPSVNWLQSYSKYIRALDAYYEAESPEFVKLRAKAKQILQEEEDLAEIVQLVGKTSLNEVDKITLEVARILKDDFLQQNSYSTYDCYCPFYKTVGMLKNMIAFYNHAVMAVESTAGQEAHVTWGLIREQCSEALYELGTMKFLNPKDGKEYVEENLQKTHDNLIKTLADLAENVASYI encoded by the exons ATGGAGAAACGATTTAAATGCTTTTGCCCGAAGTCGCTGATACCCAAAACCGTTGAGGAAGCGACAAATACTTCGTTTATAAGTGACTCAATGAGCAAGCTAGCGGTCACCATTCAAGACACGACCTCGGAGAAGTTACTAACGAGCTCCGATCCATCTACGAATTCGGTCGTCGCCAATGAAGACGTGTCCACCCGAAAGAGTGCCTTAGAAACGATGCAGAGAGGCTGCGTCTTTGGCGTTTCCGGTCCGGTTGTCAATGCTGAGAAAATGGCCGGCTCGGCCATGTACGAGCTGGTGCGCGTGGGCCATTTTCGGCTGGTCGGCGAGATAATACGCCTGGAGGGCGACATGGCCACCATACAGGTGTACGAGGAGACGTCCGGTGTCAGTGTCGGCGATCCTGTCTTTCAGACCGGCAAGCCGCTGTCCGTCGAACTGGGCCCCGGCATAATGGGTGCCATCTTTGATGGCATCCAGCGACCATTGCGCACCATCAGCGAGCTGACGGGCTCCATTTATGTGCCCAAGGGCGTCAATATTCACAGTCTTTCGCGCTCGGTGGAATACGAGTTTGTGCCCCAGAATGTGCGCATTGATGATCTCGTCTCGGGCGGCGATATCTATGGCATGGTCCAGGAGAACAGCATGGTGGAGCATCGCCTAATGATACCGCCACGTAGCCAGGGCAGGGTCAGGTATATTGCGCCCGCCGGCAACTACACCGTGGGGGATGTGGTCATCGAAACGGAATTCGAAGACAAGGTCACCCAGCACACAATGCTGCAGGTGTGGCCGGTGCGTAAATGTCGACCGGTAGCCGAAAAATTACCCGGCAACAATCCACTGCTAACTGGCCAACGCGTGCTCGACGCCTTCTTTCCCTGCGTTCAAGGCGGCACTACAGCCATTCCGGGCGCCTTTGGTTGCGGCAAGACCGTCATCTCACAG GCCCTGTCCAAGTACTCCAACTCGGATGTCATCATCTATGTGGGCTGCGGTGAGCGTGGCAACGAGATGTCTGAGGTATTGCGCGATTTTCCCGAGCTGATGGTGGAGGTCCATGGTATCCAAGAGTCCATCATGAAGCGTACCGCGCTGGTGGCCAACACCTCCAACATGCCTGTCGCTGCTCGTGAGGCTTCCATTTACACTGGCATCACGCTCTCCGAATACTTCCGTGATATGGGTTACAATGTGTCCATGATGGCTGATTCCACCTCCCGTTGGGCTGAGGCTTTGCGCGAGATCTCTGGTCGTCTGGCTGAGATGCCCGCTGATGCGGGCTATCCCGCCTACTTGGGCGCACGTTTAGCCTCTTTCTATGAGCGCGCCGGCCACATCTCGTGCCTGGGCAGTCCCGATCGTGAGGGTTCCGTGTCCATTGTCGGCGCTGTCTCGCCGCCTGGTGGCGATTTCTCCGATCCGGTTACGTCGGCCACATTGAGCATTGTGCAGGTCTTCTGGGGTCTGGATAAGAAGCTGGCGCAGCGCAAGCATTTTCCCTCGGTCAATTGGCTGCAGTCCTATTCCAAGTATATACGTGCGCTGGATGCGTACTATGAGGCCGAAAGTCCAGAGTTTGTGAAGCTGCGTGCCAAAGCGAAGCAAATTTtgcaggaggaggaggatcTGGCCGAAATCGTACAGCTGGTGGGCAAAACCTCGCTAAACGAGGTTGACAAAATAACGCTGGAGGTTGCCAGAATTCTGAAGGATGACTTTCTGCAGCAGAACTCGTACAGCACCTACGACTGCTACTGTCCATTCTACAAGACGGTGGGCATGCTAAAAAATATGATCGCCTTCTACAACCACGCCGTGATGGCTGTGGAGAGCACGGCTGGGCAGGAGGCCCATGTCACCTGGGGCCTGATACGGGAGCAATGCAGCGAAGCTCTTTACGAATTGGGTACTATGAAATTTCTGAATCCCAAGGATGGCAAGGAATACGTCGAGGAGAACCTGCAGAAGACCCATGACAATCTAATCAAGACCTTAGCTGATCTGGCCGAAAATGTGGCTTCCTATATTTAG
- the LOC6627360 gene encoding V-type proton ATPase catalytic subunit A produces the protein MSNLKRFDDEERESKYGRVFAVSGPVVTAECMSGSAMYELVRVGYYELVGEIIRLEGDMATIQVYEETSGVTVGDPVLRTGKPLSVELGPGIMGSIFDGIQRPLKDIHELTESIYIPKGVNVPALSRVASWEFNPLNVKVGSHITGGDLYGLVHENTLVKHKMIVNPRAKGTVRYIAPSGNYKVDDVVLETEFDGEITKHTMLQVWPVRQPRPVTEKLPANHPLLTGQRVLDSLFPCVQGGTTAIPGAFGCGKTVISQALSKYSNSDVIVYVGCGERGNEMSEVLRDFPELSVEIDGVTESIMKRTALVANTSNMPVAAREASIYTGITLSEYFRDMGYNVSMMADSTSRWAEALREISGRLAEMPADSGYPAYLGARLASFYERAGRVKCLGNPEREGSVSIVGAVSPPGGDFSDPVTSATLGIVQVFWGLDKKLAQRKHFPSINWLISYSKYMRALDDFYDKNFPEFVPLRTKVKEILQEEEDLSEIVQLVGKASLAETDKITLEVAKLLKDDFLQQNSYSSYDRFCPFYKTVGMLKNIIDFYDLARHSVESTAQSENKITWNVIREAMGNIMYQLSSMKFKDPVKDGEAKIKADFEQLHEDLQQAFRNLED, from the exons atgTCCAACTTAAAGCGTTTCGATGACGAGGAGCGTGAGTCCAAATATGGACGCGTCTTCGCAGTATCTGGACCTG TCGTTACGGCCGAATGCATGTCCGGCTCTGCTATGTACGAGCTGGTGCGTGTGGGCTACTATGAGCTGGTGGGCGAGATCATTCGTCTGGAGGGCGACATGGCCACCATTCAGGTGTACGAAGAAACCTCCGGCGTCACAGTCGGTGATCCCGTGCTGCGCACTGGCAAACCCCTGTCCGTCGAGCTGGGTCCCGGCATTATGGGCAGCATTTTTGACGGTATCCAGCGTCCGCTGAAGGACATTCACGAGCTCACCGAGTCCATCTATATACCCAAGGGTGTTAATGTGCCAGCGCTGTCCCGTGTGGCCAGCTGGGAATTCAATCCCCTGAATGTCAAGGTCGGCTCACACATCACCGGCGGTGATCTGTACGGTCTGGTGCACGAGAACACCTTGGTCAAGCACAAGATGATCGTGAACCCACGCGCTAAGGGCACCGTGCGCTACATTGCCCCCTCTGGCAACTACAAAGTCGACGATGTCGTGCTGGAGACCGAGTTCGATGGCGAGATCACCAAGCACACTATGTTGCAAGTCTGGCCTGTGCGTCAGCCCCGTCCCGTTACCGAGAAGCTGCCCGCCAACCATCCCCTATTGACCGGCCAGCGTGTGCTCGATTCCCTGTTCCCCTGCGTCCAAGGCGGCACCACAGCCATTCCCGGTGCTTTCGGTTGCGGCAAGACTGTCATCTCACAG GCTCTGTCCAAGTACTCCAACTCCGATGTCATCGTCTACGTCGGTTGCGGCGAGCGTGGTAACGAGATGTCTGAGGTATTGCGTGATTTCCCCGAGCTGTCTGTTGAAATCGACGGCGTCACCGAGTCCATCATGAAGCGTACCGCGCTGGTGGCCAACACCTCCAACATGCCTGTCGCTGCTCGTGAGGCTTCCATTTACACTGGCATCACGCTCTCCGAATACTTCCGTGATATGGGTTACAATGTGTCTATGATGGCTGATTCCACCTCTCGTTGGGCTGAGGCTCTGCGTGAAATTTCTGGTCGTCTGGCTGAGATGCCTGCCGATTCTGGCTATCCCGCCTATCTGGGTGCGCGTCTCGCCTCCTTCTACGAGCGTGCCGGTCGTGTCAAGTGCTTGGGTAATCCCGAGCGTGAGGGCTCCGTGTCCATTGTCGGCGCTGTCTCGCCACCTGGTGGTGATTTCTCCGATCCCGTTACTTCCGCCACTCTGGGTATCGTGCAGGTGTTCTGGGGTCTGGACAAGAAGCTGGCCCAGCGCAAACATTTCCCCTCGATCAATTGGCTCATCTCGTACTCCAAATACATGCGTGCCCTCGATGATTTCTATGACAAGAACTTCCCCGAGTTTGTGCCGCTGCGTACCAAGGTCAAGGAGATCCtgcaggaggaggaggatcTGTCCGAAATCGTGCAGCTGGTCGGCAAGGCATCGCTGGCCGAGACCGACAAGATCACCCTGGAAGTGGCCAAGCTGCTCAAGGATGATTTCTTGCAACAGAACTCGTACTCCTCATACGATCGTTTCTGCCCCTTCTACAAGACCGTCGGCATGCTAAAGAACATCATCGACTTCTACGATCTGGCCCGCCACTCTGTCGAGTCGACGGCCCAGTCCGAGAACAAGATCACCTGGAACGTTATACGCGAGGCTATGGGCAACATTATGTACCAATTGTCGTCCATGAAATTCAAG GATCCCGTCAAGGATGGTGAGGCCAAGATCAAGGCTGACTTCGAGCAGCTGCATGAGGATTTGCAGCAGGCCTTCAGGAATCTGGAGGATTAG
- the LOC6627364 gene encoding V-type proton ATPase catalytic subunit A has product MSSLRKIKDEDRESEYGRVYAVSGPVVTAECMSGSAMYELVRVGYYELVGEIIRLEGDMATIQVYEETSGVTVGDPVLRTGKPLSVELGPGIMGSIFDGIQRPLRDIGIMTNSIYIPKGVNTPALSRSVMWEFNPLHVRVGSHITGGDLYGVVHENTLVKQRMLVAPRAKGTVRYIAPAGNYNLEDVVLETEFDGEITKHTMLQVWPVRQPRPCTEKLPANHPLFTGQRVLDSLFPCVQGGTTAIPGAFGCGKTVISQALSKYSNSDVIIYVGCGERGNEMSEVLRDFPELTCEVDGVTESIMKRTALVANTSNMPVAAREASIYTGITLSEYFRDMGYNVAMMADSTSRWAEALREISGRLAEMPADSGYPAYLGARLATFYERAGRVKCLGNPEREGSVSIVGAVSPPGGDFSDPVTSATLGIVQVFWGLDKKLAQRKHFPSINWLISYSKYTRALDEYYDKNFPEFVPLRTKVKEILQEEEDLSEIVQLVGKASLAETDKVTLEVAKLLKDDFLQQNSYSSYDRVCPFYKTVGMLRNILAFYETARHAVESTAQSDNKITWNTIRESMGGIMYQLSSMKFKDPLKDGEQKIKADYDQLYEDLQQAFRNLED; this is encoded by the exons ATGTCTAGCCTGAGGAAAATCAAAGACGAGGATCGCGAATCCGAATACGGTCGCGTGTACGCTGTCTCTGGTCCGG TCGTTACGGCCGAATGCATGTCCGGCTCTGCTATGTACGAGCTGGTGCGTGTGGGCTACTATGAGCTGGTGGGCGAGATCATTCGTCTGGAGGGCGACATGGCCACCATTCAGGTGTACGAAGAAACCTCCGGCGTCACAGTCGGTGATCCCGTGCTGCGCACTGGCAAACCCCTGTCCGTCGAGCTGGGTCCCGGCATTATGGGCAGCATTTTTGACGGCATCCAGCGCCCGCTGAGGGACATTGGCATCATGACCAACTCCATTTATATACCCAAGGGTGTTAACACGCCCGCCCTTTCACGCTCCGTCATGTGGGAGTTCAATCCCTTGCACGTGCGCGTTGGCTCTCATATCACAGGCGGAGATCTCTACGGCGTAGTGCATGAGAACACGTTGGTCAAGCAGCGTATGCTTGTGGCGCCGCGTGCCAAGGGCACAGTTCGGTATATTGCGCCCGCGGGCAACTACAATCTGGAAGACGTTGTGCTGGAGACGGAGTTCGATGGCGAGATTACAAAACATACAATGCTGCAGGTGTGGCCCGTGCGTCAGCCGCGTCCCTGCACAGAAAAGCTGCCGGCGAATCATCCACTCTTTACGGGCCAGCGTGTGTTAGATTCCCTGTTTCCCTGTGTTCAGGGCGGCACCACGGCCATTCCCGGTGCCTTTGGTTGCGGCAAGACTGTCATCTCGCAG GCTTTGTCCAAGTACTCCAACTCGGATGTCATCATCTACGTAGGCTGCGGCGAGCGTGGCAATGAGATGTCTGAAGTCTTGCGTGATTTTCCGGAACTTACTTGCGAAGTCGACGGCGTCACGGAGTCCATAATGAAACGTACTGCATTGGTGGCCAACACTTCCAACATGCCCGTGGCTGCTCGAGAGGCTTCCATCTATACTGGCATCACGTTGTCGGAATATTTCCGCGATATGGGCTATAATGTGGCCATGATGGCAGACTCCACATCGCGTTGGGCGGAGGCTTTGCGTGAGATTTCTGGTCGTCTAGCTGAGATGCCTGCTGACTCTGGCTATCCGGCGTATTTGGGTGCACGTCTGGCCACCTTCTACGAACGCGCTGGCCGCGTCAAGTGCTTGGGCAATCCCGAGCGCGAGGGCTCAGTGTCCATTGTGGGCGCTGTCTCGCCACCTGGTGGCGATTTCTCCGATCCCGTTACCTCGGCCACTCTGGGCATCGTGCAGGTGTTCTGGGGTCTGGACAAGAAGCTGGCTCAGCGTAAACATTTCCCTTCCATTAACTGGCTTATCTCCTATTCCAAGTATACGCGCGCTCTGGACGAGTACTACGACAAGAACTTCCCCGAATTTGTGCCACTACGTACCAAGGTTAAGGAAATCTTGCAGGAGGAAGAGGATCTCTCCGAAATCGTGCAACTGGTCGGCAAGGCGTCGCTGGCCGAGACCGATAAGGTTACCCTGGAGGTGGCCAAACTGCTGAAGGACGACTTTTTGCAGCAGAACTCCTACTCCTCATACGATCGAGTGTGTCCATTCTATAAAACGGTGGGCATGCTAAGAAATATACTAGCTTTCTATGAGACGGCGCGTCATGCTGTTGAGTCCACCGCCCAGTCGGACAATAAGATTACATGGAACACCATCAGGGAATCAATGGGCGGCATTATGTATCAGTTATCTTCAATGAAATTTAAA GATCCCTTGAAAGATGGCGAGCAAAAGATTAAGGCGGACTACGATCAGTTGTACGAGGATCTACAGCAGGCTTTCCGAAATTTGGAGGACTAA